One window of Nocardia sp. NBC_00508 genomic DNA carries:
- a CDS encoding amino acid permease — protein MSLAQLRSQMVRRKPLGEIGEETEPTDERLARSLGLWQLTAIGVGGIIGAGIFTLAGAVAHSVTGPSVLISFLIAGVASAAAALCYAEFAGMVPKAGSAYTYGYVSLGEIAGWFIGWDLLLEYIAVAAVVAIGVSGYFRFLLEQVDISLPDWMMGASGTGEGHVVDVFAMLFCLGTAWLLSRGIRSVGRFETVAVGIKVALVVLIIVLGVFHIDSSNYTPYFPFGTGAVWTGAATVFFAVFGYDAMSTAAEESTDGKKHLPKAIIYSLAIAMVLYVLATLVLTGMQKYTEISPTSGFSTAFESVGQPNVANIIAVGAIVGIVTVVLTFMLGVTRVWFAMSRDGLLPEWFAKTHPVRKVPTRVTWIVGIGSALMAGLLDITVVAELTNIGILMAFIVVSVAVIVLRRTRPDEPREFRLPFMPVVPLIGIGFSLYLIWSLPRETWARFAVWLVVGLIVYVGYSRTHSKLERSGSAAPAGPRTSEGH, from the coding sequence ATGTCCCTCGCGCAGTTACGCAGCCAGATGGTGCGCCGTAAACCTCTCGGTGAGATCGGGGAGGAGACCGAGCCCACCGACGAGCGGCTGGCGCGGTCACTCGGCTTGTGGCAACTCACGGCGATCGGCGTCGGCGGCATCATCGGCGCGGGCATCTTCACCCTGGCCGGTGCGGTCGCGCACTCCGTCACCGGGCCTTCGGTGCTCATCTCGTTCCTCATCGCGGGTGTGGCCAGCGCCGCCGCCGCGCTGTGCTACGCGGAGTTCGCCGGGATGGTGCCCAAGGCCGGGTCCGCCTACACCTACGGGTACGTATCGCTCGGTGAGATCGCAGGCTGGTTCATCGGCTGGGACCTGCTCTTGGAGTACATCGCGGTCGCGGCAGTGGTCGCCATCGGCGTATCCGGATACTTCCGGTTCCTGCTCGAGCAGGTCGACATCAGCCTGCCGGATTGGATGATGGGCGCCTCCGGCACCGGAGAAGGCCATGTGGTCGACGTGTTCGCGATGCTGTTCTGCCTCGGCACGGCCTGGCTGCTCTCGCGGGGCATCCGCAGCGTCGGCCGGTTCGAGACCGTCGCGGTCGGCATCAAGGTCGCCTTGGTGGTGCTCATCATCGTGCTCGGCGTGTTCCACATCGACAGCTCCAACTACACCCCCTACTTCCCGTTCGGGACCGGTGCGGTGTGGACCGGCGCGGCCACCGTCTTCTTCGCCGTGTTCGGTTACGACGCGATGAGCACCGCGGCCGAGGAGTCCACCGACGGAAAGAAGCACCTACCGAAGGCGATCATCTACTCGCTCGCCATCGCCATGGTGCTCTACGTGCTGGCCACCCTGGTGCTGACCGGCATGCAGAAGTACACCGAGATCAGCCCGACCAGCGGGTTCTCCACCGCCTTCGAGTCGGTGGGGCAGCCGAACGTCGCGAATATCATCGCGGTCGGCGCGATCGTCGGCATCGTCACCGTGGTGCTCACCTTCATGCTCGGCGTGACCCGCGTGTGGTTCGCCATGAGCCGCGACGGCCTGCTGCCGGAATGGTTCGCCAAGACCCATCCGGTCCGCAAGGTGCCCACCCGGGTGACCTGGATCGTCGGCATCGGATCGGCGCTGATGGCGGGGCTGCTGGACATCACGGTGGTCGCCGAGCTGACCAATATCGGCATCCTGATGGCGTTCATCGTGGTGTCGGTGGCGGTGATCGTGCTGCGGCGCACCCGGCCCGACGAGCCGCGCGAGTTCCGGCTGCCGTTCATGCCGGTCGTCCCGCTGATCGGCATCGGGTTCTCGCTGTACCTGATCTGGTCGCTGCCGCGGGAAACCTGGGCCCGCTTCGCGGTCTGGCTGGTCGTCGGCCTGATCGTCTACGTCGGCTACTCGCGCACGCACTCCAAGCTGGAGCGCTCTGGTTCCGCCGCGCCCGCGGGCCCGCGTACCTCCGAGGGGCACTGA